The genome window TGATCTCTTCATCCTCGCATACTATCATGTGCCTCTATTGCTCATAAACAAAGGGTTTCAGTGCTGTTCGCGACACgttacaataaataaatcaaatcaaatccgaACCCAGGCACACCGATATTCATAGGTTTCGTGTAATTCTGAGAAACCTGAACAAACATTTAGACTAAGAGCATTCGTGTGAGACGGTGTTCCAAATTAATGTAGATGCAAACTGGATATCGTTTTTCGATCAATATGATTTAATGTGGTTATATTTCTGTCAACACTAGGGTCAATGTCACTCTTCCTGGGCTTTCAGTGCAACTGGTGCCATAGAAGGACAGTGGGCAAAAAGGCATGGAAACCTGGTTTCTCTCAGTGAACAGAATCTGATTGATTGTAAGAAATCACGTAATGGATGCTCTACTGGAACGGCATTTCGCGGCTTTCATCACGTGATTGAATTTCAAGGCATCAACTCTGAGGAAACTTACCCTTACACAGGAAAGGTAAATCCCCAAGACTTCTATTTAAGATTGTGGTGGAGTCGGGGTTCATTCTCATTTcgttttatttcatttcttctgTCCTGTCTGCGTTCACTTGCAAGTTTTCTTGGAGTTTATTTTAATTACCTCTTGGTNNNNNNNNNNNNNNNNNNNNNNNNNNNNNNNNNNNNNNNNNNNNNNNNNNNNNN of Chiloscyllium plagiosum isolate BGI_BamShark_2017 unplaced genomic scaffold, ASM401019v2 scaf_10671, whole genome shotgun sequence contains these proteins:
- the LOC122547413 gene encoding cathepsin J-like codes for the protein GQCHSSWAFSATGAIEGQWAKRHGNLVSLSEQNLIDCKKSRNGCSTGTAFRGFHHVIEFQGINSEETYPYTGKVNPQDFYLRLWWSRGSFSFRFISFLLSCLRSLASFLGVYFNYLLQTCQCSLIKAKLTRIKYFTDKPFNMCLLTGVYYDENCNGYVTDDVLVVGFGTEDGMNYWLVKNSWGTDWGEDGYIKIAKDRGNHCEIASSVRYPVV